From Microlunatus capsulatus, a single genomic window includes:
- a CDS encoding 3'-5' exonuclease has protein sequence MPNAGASELEGALTTHLTEAGFDVFWPKSEDLPTVVAAGGGLGLLVLDLVDHEDGALVELNRKLARLRNDVPQVARVRAQRIIVAPDAGASSDVISTPEDAAAGVFVRQLSPNGMDDGAVKAVAAYLAPRLSVDVPRRHPMSDEGAAARAVERLVLDAAQSDIACRHVDDVLHITGPPGSGKTLVLAARAKWLAAQDPNWRIVLLCYNRLLVPYLEALVWGHANITVCTFGQLTSRLRVRVSLDNEEWAEQNVAQALAHVKPVYDAVLVDEWQDFMDPWTRLVLATVRPGRGGLTVAGDPKQALYRDAHSYIALAGHNVEEAALHRPYRSTRQILEVTSALDQSMNVDGRADAAEGRPVDLVWAENVSELGAAVARDIELLLAEEERHPQDIAVLVTRKWDIGKVMYPLKKAGIPVRAVYPNHAEEFDLSESSVKVMTVHSSKGYEFDVVFLVGMEHLADPDGSDRAGREGRCGYVGSTRAKDQLVLTYSRENVYLDRIRSLPDSLVQPWVWPDDYPEVH, from the coding sequence ATGCCCAATGCTGGGGCGTCGGAACTCGAAGGCGCGCTCACGACGCACCTGACCGAAGCCGGCTTCGATGTCTTCTGGCCGAAGTCCGAAGATCTGCCGACCGTGGTCGCCGCGGGTGGTGGTTTGGGACTCTTGGTGCTCGACCTCGTCGATCACGAGGATGGCGCCCTGGTCGAGCTCAACCGAAAGCTCGCGAGGTTGCGCAACGACGTTCCGCAAGTCGCGCGGGTCCGCGCCCAACGAATCATTGTGGCCCCTGACGCTGGCGCCTCGAGCGATGTAATCTCAACCCCAGAGGACGCGGCTGCGGGTGTGTTCGTCAGACAGCTCTCGCCCAACGGCATGGATGACGGGGCCGTCAAGGCGGTGGCGGCCTATCTTGCGCCTCGTTTGAGCGTTGACGTTCCGCGGCGGCATCCAATGTCAGACGAGGGCGCGGCGGCGCGGGCCGTGGAGCGGCTGGTGTTGGACGCAGCCCAGAGCGACATCGCCTGCAGGCATGTGGACGACGTCTTGCACATCACGGGCCCCCCGGGCAGCGGCAAGACCCTGGTCCTGGCCGCCCGGGCCAAGTGGCTAGCGGCCCAGGATCCTAATTGGCGCATCGTGCTGCTCTGCTACAACCGCCTGCTCGTCCCCTACCTCGAGGCGTTGGTCTGGGGCCACGCCAACATCACCGTCTGCACATTCGGGCAGCTGACCAGTCGGCTCAGAGTCCGCGTCTCCCTAGACAATGAGGAGTGGGCTGAGCAGAACGTGGCGCAGGCGTTGGCGCACGTGAAGCCGGTGTATGACGCAGTCCTAGTCGACGAATGGCAAGATTTCATGGACCCATGGACCCGCCTGGTCCTTGCGACTGTTCGGCCTGGGCGGGGTGGGCTGACCGTCGCGGGTGACCCTAAGCAGGCGCTCTACCGCGACGCTCATAGCTACATCGCTCTCGCTGGGCACAATGTGGAGGAGGCCGCGCTGCATCGGCCCTATCGGTCGACGAGGCAGATCCTCGAGGTGACCTCTGCGCTGGACCAGTCCATGAACGTGGATGGCAGGGCGGACGCTGCCGAGGGTCGGCCCGTGGACCTCGTGTGGGCCGAGAACGTGTCGGAGCTCGGAGCAGCCGTAGCTCGGGACATCGAGCTGCTGCTTGCCGAGGAGGAGCGCCATCCGCAGGACATCGCGGTGCTCGTGACACGCAAGTGGGACATTGGCAAGGTCATGTACCCCCTCAAGAAGGCAGGGATCCCGGTCAGGGCGGTGTACCCGAACCACGCCGAGGAATTCGACTTGTCGGAGTCGTCGGTCAAGGTAATGACCGTGCACTCGTCCAAGGGCTACGAGTTTGACGTCGTCTTCCTCGTTGGCATGGAACACCTCGCAGATCCCGACGGGAGCGATCGCGCCGGTCGCGAGGGTCGGTGCGGCTACGTCGGATCGACGCGGGCCAAAGACCAGCTTGTCCTCACCTACTCACGCGAGAACGTCTATCTCGACCGGATTCGTTCGCTGCCAGACAGTTTGGTCCAGCCGTGGGTCTGGCCGGACGACTACCCCGAGGTGCATTGA
- a CDS encoding protein kinase domain-containing protein has translation MADLRVKGEYVGPGEQRTAEHLAATLPSDWVIFAGRKLPGPNRDDADLVVVGKSLVFVIEEKAWGPTVVVDDNNWYVGSDARPNPLNRVGQVARIVAGTLKQRADGYKNLGSARRVVPAVILSHPRLQILRGRNHDEREHIWALTEAADALVALDEQFPGSGLGVARRPVITYLDDLPKPYGKPTLGGYTLESRLASAGQEQAWSATDSTGERLVLKCYPSAAFGAHGDPGEFLRREYVAVNRVADLGRTWRAFPPFKDDSGSLFVVPVVPPRGGTTLHASVQEEVPQRPGGRLDDQIARAVTIDAFRALQDIHDAGLVHRALHPKRVWLHQKRRVMFSDLNLARVEGDESIALWADDGDISEDYRAPECASSLALANRASDVFSLALCLGYWLLGRDIIEQTREEIGERLITAYPWVQPMLRALSGASQDRPHAGELADKLLPAAPVAEPVPTPLGVFEVGGLIADRYEIVRKLGRGGFATSWRVYDRQRELPMVLKQFHQDLPDNVRTEFQSAHGLHYDYCGSVHDIHVNETPHYLVSEYVDGESLAEEGQAFSVEQLLEIAVCVLKALDYIHSHDRVHGDVTPSNVIAAPDGSSAKLIDFGLTVRAGQRPAGQTPRFAAPELSAGQPATVASDLFGFAATMAYAMLGRQISSMASGSFELVPPTDAEKEAWGPGGSRLLDSFLAAARPAPVERPPSAAALLELVRSTRITPEPDTPRDGEDEFRVNPYVAKIRRLYRASSIGNAGNRGLDDAFALATYVPTRLDQNLLPRVEDGDLDVVLLSGNPGDGKTSLLVQLGQRLRERGAETLHEDEAGWSLKLADRTFHAVFDASEAHGLLTSDELVKQALEPVRNGTAGPATALIAVNDGRLHQFFEDNSERYEDWWFEIQDQIAGKGPGKSRVVLVDLKRRSLASTDESGLADQALASLLRPELWGVCSSCAARTACPILANRESMNGPGAGGFSELMLVSHLRRRRRATFRDVRSAAAWVVTGDRDCVDVHQLILEGRNASLMSDALAHDLAFATDSNDYLIDEWSDLDPALVSSPSVDRARRQSNTAEGMAFLRSTESAARSVYFGHHVDDDITRSDVRVYRHLTEFTGMLNGGDAIATRDRLLLGISRLLGAPGYRSSGLAFGVGAGDSSWAILHAIESEAFTVHVADPTHPYVETMADLLELRHKSGAHTLRLNLDTAEMILRAADGELVDDSASDAIRQEIDAFVGQLSRHPAKAAHIVDSSGSVTTATRRGVEIAFAVDRGERS, from the coding sequence ATGGCTGATCTACGAGTGAAGGGCGAATACGTCGGGCCCGGTGAGCAGCGGACGGCGGAGCACCTCGCTGCAACTCTTCCGAGCGACTGGGTCATCTTCGCCGGCCGTAAGTTGCCGGGCCCGAACCGTGACGATGCCGACCTCGTGGTGGTCGGCAAGTCTCTTGTCTTTGTCATCGAGGAGAAGGCCTGGGGACCCACAGTCGTCGTCGATGACAACAACTGGTATGTCGGCTCGGACGCCAGACCGAATCCGCTCAACCGCGTGGGTCAGGTGGCCCGGATCGTGGCCGGCACCCTCAAGCAGCGAGCCGACGGCTACAAGAACCTGGGTTCCGCCCGCCGCGTTGTACCAGCGGTGATCCTGAGCCATCCGAGGCTGCAGATCCTACGTGGGCGCAATCACGATGAGCGGGAGCACATCTGGGCGCTCACGGAGGCCGCGGACGCGCTCGTGGCCCTCGACGAGCAGTTCCCTGGGTCGGGTCTGGGCGTCGCCCGTCGCCCAGTGATCACCTATCTAGACGACCTGCCCAAGCCCTACGGCAAGCCGACCCTTGGTGGCTACACCCTGGAGTCTCGACTAGCCAGCGCTGGACAGGAACAGGCGTGGTCCGCGACGGACTCGACCGGCGAGCGGCTGGTGCTGAAGTGCTATCCCTCGGCCGCGTTCGGCGCTCACGGTGATCCCGGAGAGTTCCTCCGGCGCGAGTACGTTGCCGTTAACCGGGTTGCGGACCTCGGCCGGACTTGGCGTGCGTTCCCGCCCTTCAAGGATGATTCCGGCAGCCTCTTCGTCGTGCCGGTTGTGCCCCCTAGGGGCGGTACGACGCTGCATGCTTCCGTGCAGGAGGAGGTTCCGCAACGCCCGGGTGGGCGACTGGACGACCAGATCGCACGCGCAGTCACCATCGACGCCTTTCGCGCGCTCCAAGACATTCACGACGCCGGACTTGTGCACCGGGCGCTCCACCCCAAACGGGTCTGGCTGCACCAGAAGCGTCGAGTCATGTTTAGCGATCTCAACCTCGCTCGAGTGGAGGGTGACGAGTCGATCGCACTCTGGGCTGATGACGGCGACATCAGCGAGGACTACCGGGCCCCCGAATGCGCGAGCAGTCTGGCGCTAGCCAACCGAGCGTCGGACGTTTTCAGTCTGGCGCTGTGCCTCGGCTACTGGCTGCTTGGCAGGGACATCATAGAGCAAACGCGGGAGGAGATCGGCGAGCGTTTAATCACCGCGTATCCGTGGGTGCAGCCAATGCTTCGAGCCTTGTCCGGCGCCTCTCAGGACCGACCTCACGCCGGAGAACTGGCTGACAAGCTGTTGCCGGCCGCGCCAGTGGCGGAACCGGTACCCACCCCCTTGGGGGTGTTCGAGGTGGGCGGACTCATCGCAGACCGCTACGAGATCGTCCGCAAGCTCGGGCGCGGAGGGTTTGCGACGTCGTGGAGGGTTTACGACCGGCAGCGCGAGCTGCCGATGGTGCTTAAGCAGTTCCACCAAGACCTGCCGGACAACGTGCGCACCGAGTTTCAGTCGGCACACGGGCTGCATTATGACTACTGCGGAAGCGTCCACGACATTCACGTCAACGAGACGCCCCACTACCTTGTCTCGGAGTATGTCGACGGCGAGAGCCTCGCTGAGGAGGGGCAAGCCTTTTCGGTTGAGCAGCTGCTTGAAATCGCCGTCTGCGTTCTCAAGGCTTTGGATTACATCCACAGCCACGACCGGGTGCACGGCGACGTCACGCCCTCGAATGTGATTGCAGCCCCGGACGGCAGCAGCGCGAAGCTGATTGACTTCGGGCTGACGGTACGTGCCGGCCAGCGGCCGGCAGGTCAAACGCCCCGGTTCGCGGCGCCTGAGCTCAGCGCAGGGCAGCCCGCAACTGTGGCCAGCGACCTGTTCGGCTTCGCCGCGACCATGGCCTACGCCATGCTGGGGCGCCAGATCAGCTCAATGGCGTCCGGCAGCTTCGAGCTGGTTCCCCCGACCGACGCGGAGAAGGAGGCCTGGGGGCCAGGGGGTTCGCGGCTCCTGGACAGCTTCCTGGCGGCGGCCAGACCGGCCCCGGTCGAGCGTCCACCGTCGGCAGCAGCCCTCCTTGAGCTCGTGCGGAGCACACGCATCACCCCGGAGCCCGACACGCCACGTGACGGCGAGGACGAGTTTCGCGTGAACCCCTACGTCGCGAAGATCAGGCGCTTGTACCGCGCGAGCTCGATCGGCAACGCTGGCAATCGCGGGCTCGACGACGCGTTTGCCCTCGCGACGTACGTCCCCACGCGCCTTGATCAGAACCTGCTTCCGAGAGTGGAAGACGGCGACCTCGATGTGGTCCTCCTCAGTGGCAACCCGGGCGACGGAAAGACGTCACTGCTAGTGCAGCTCGGCCAGAGGCTGAGAGAGCGTGGCGCGGAGACGCTTCACGAGGACGAGGCGGGATGGAGCCTAAAGCTGGCTGATCGCACCTTCCACGCGGTTTTCGATGCCAGCGAGGCACACGGCTTGCTGACCTCTGACGAGCTTGTCAAGCAGGCGCTCGAGCCAGTCCGCAACGGGACAGCAGGGCCGGCCACGGCGCTCATCGCGGTCAATGACGGGCGCTTGCACCAGTTTTTCGAAGACAACAGTGAGCGCTACGAGGACTGGTGGTTTGAGATCCAGGACCAGATCGCGGGGAAGGGCCCGGGTAAATCGCGGGTGGTGCTCGTTGACCTCAAACGCCGCTCGCTCGCGTCGACGGACGAGTCCGGTCTGGCCGATCAAGCGCTCGCCTCACTGCTCCGACCCGAGCTCTGGGGCGTCTGCTCTTCCTGCGCAGCGCGGACAGCTTGCCCGATTCTCGCCAACCGGGAGAGCATGAATGGGCCGGGCGCGGGTGGCTTCAGTGAGCTAATGCTAGTCAGCCACCTGCGGCGCCGGCGCCGGGCAACTTTCCGCGACGTCCGGTCCGCGGCCGCCTGGGTCGTCACCGGCGATCGTGACTGCGTCGACGTCCACCAGCTGATCCTGGAGGGAAGGAACGCCAGCCTGATGTCTGACGCCCTTGCACATGACCTGGCCTTCGCGACGGACAGCAACGACTACCTAATCGACGAGTGGAGCGACCTCGATCCCGCGCTCGTCTCGAGTCCGAGCGTGGACCGTGCGCGGCGGCAGTCCAACACGGCCGAGGGGATGGCGTTCCTGCGCAGCACGGAGAGCGCCGCCCGCTCGGTTTACTTCGGCCACCACGTCGACGACGACATCACGCGCAGCGATGTCAGGGTGTACCGCCACTTGACCGAGTTCACCGGGATGCTCAACGGGGGGGATGCGATCGCCACGCGTGATCGTCTCCTGCTCGGCATCAGCAGGCTCCTCGGGGCGCCGGGCTACCGCTCCTCCGGGCTGGCCTTTGGTGTCGGTGCCGGCGACTCCAGCTGGGCGATCCTCCACGCGATCGAGAGCGAGGCCTTCACCGTGCATGTCGCCGACCCAACTCATCCCTACGTGGAGACGATGGCAGACCTACTCGAGCTGCGCCACAAATCCGGTGCGCACACGCTGAGGCTCAATCTCGATACGGCCGAGATGATCCTGCGCGCCGCCGACGGCGAGCTTGTCGATGATTCTGCGTCCGACGCTATCCGCCAGGAAATCGATGCCTTCGTCGGACAGTTGAGCCGCCACCCAGCAAAAGCTGCACACATAGTGGACTCGTCGGGCTCCGTGACCACAGCGACCAGGCGAGGCGTCGAGATCGCGTTCGCGGTCGACCGAGGCGAGCGCTCGTGA